The genomic window CCACGAGGATGCAGGCAATCTCGTCCCGATGTGCCTCCAGGGCCATTTCTACTGCCTGCACGTCATTGAACGGCAGGGCCAGCGTAAAATGCGCCACCTCCTCAGGAACTCCGGCAGAGCCGGGGAGACCAAAAGTGGCGACCCCCGATCCGGCTTTGACCAGTAGCCCGTCAGCATGCCCGTGATAACAGCCCTCGAACTTAACAATATATTTCCGTCCTGTATAGGCACGCGCTAAGCGGATGGCGGACATGGCCGCTTCGGTCCCTGAGTTGACAAAACGCAGTTTCTCGATCGAAGGGAAGGCAAGTGTGACCAGCTCCGCAAGGTCGGCCTCCGCCGGAGTGGATGCTCCAAAGCTGGTGCTGTTTGCTGCTGCTGCCCGAATGGCCTCAACCACAGGAGGAAAGGCATGGCCCAGAATCATGGGTCCCCAGGACCCGAAATAGTCAAGATAACGGTTGCCGTCGGCGTCCCATAAAAAAGCCCCTTCCCCGCGAATGGCAAAGGGAGGATTGCCCCCAACGGCGCGAAAGGCGCGTACCGGCGAATCAACTCCGCCGGGAAGATACTTTTCCGCACGGGCCTGCAGGGCTGCAGAACGAGAAAGGGTCCGTCTCAAAGTACTGGGCATCACCAACCAGTATAGGGCTTCATGGCAGCGCCATTTGCCCAGGCAGTCAGAAGCGTTGCTTCCGGCTGCTGTGCATCGGCTTCAAGACCTGAGTACGGTGCGGATGTGCAGCTCCTTAAGTTGCGCGTCGCTCACCGGAGTCGGCGCATCCACCATCAGGTCAATGGCCTTGGCCGTCTTGGGAAAAGCGATTACTTCGCGCAGGCTTGATGCTCCGGCGAGGATCATCACCAGACGGTCCAGTCCAAGTGCAATTCCCCCATGTGGAGGAGTTCCGTATTGCAATGCTTCGAGAAAGAAGCCAAAGCGTTCCTTCGCTTCTTCTTCGGACATGCCAAGCGCCCGAAAGATCTGCTGCTGCACGTCCTGCCGGTGAATACGGATCGAACCGGAGCCTAGCTCAAGCCCGTTCATCGCAAGGTCGTAATAGCGAGCGCGCACCGATGCAGGGTCAGAAACCAGCCGGTCCATGTCCTCTTCATGTGGGGACGTGAACGGATGGTGTGCTGGCATCCACTTTCCGGTTTCGATGTCGTGCTCGAACATCGGGAAGTCCGTGACCCAGATGGGGCGGAAAGCGGCAGAGCCATCCACGATACCGGAATTGCGTTCCGGCGATGCGACAACCTGTTCGGTCACCGCAAATGCGCCGTGGCGGTCGGCATATTTCTTCGCCAGCTCCACACGGAAGCTTCCCGCGGCCGAATACACAGCAATCTCGCGCTCAGACAGCCGGCCCTCAAATTTCGTATCACTGGCCTGAATGTGCGTCGCTGCGTCTCCGGCCACGATGATGAGCAGATCGCCTTCCTCTGCCTTCGTCAGCTCGCGCAGTTTGGCAACCGCGTTCGGGAAGGACTTTTCCAGGCGTTTAAGGTCATCGATATATTTCGCTCCCTTGCGCGTATCGAAGAGCGGGCGGTTGTCGTCACGCTCTTTGCGCGAAAGCTCCCCAACTTTAGGAATCCGCAGTGCGACTACGGGCAAGGCGGGATCAATGGCCAGCGCTGCCAGGTCGCTTTCAGAAAAGATTTCTTTCACATCGGTCAGGCCAGGCAGACGGAGATCGGGCTTGTCGATACCAAACTGCCGCATGGCTTCGTCATAGGTAATCTGCGGAAACGGCGTCGGCAATGCAATGCCAACCGCTGCAAAGGCGGCCTTCAGAAAGCCTTCCACCGCACGGAAGATCGTCTTCTGCTGTGGAAATGTCATTTCCAGATCAATCTGGGTGAACTCCGGCTGGCGGTCGGCGCGCAGGTCTTCATCGCGGAAGCAGCGTGCGATCTGAAAATAACGGTCGAAGCCGGAGATCATCAAAATCTGCTTAAACAATTGCGGCGACTGCGGCAACGCGTAGAACGTTCCCGGATGCACGCGGCTGGGCACCAGATAATCACGCGCTCCCTCCGGTGTGGAGCGTGTCATAAAGGGCGTTTCAATCTCAAAGAAGTTCTGCTGTGAAAGATATTCACGCACAGCCAGGGTGATTTTATGACGCACCTCAAAGTTGTGCTGCATCTCAGCACGGCGCAGGTCAAGATAGCGATATTTCAGCCTCACCTCTTCGTTGCTGATGGCTTCCTCGGCAGGCGAAAACGGCGGGACTTTGGCGTCGTTGAGCAGGCGCAGTTCTTCGGCGACTACCTCAATCTCACCGGTGGCCATTTTAGGATTGATGACGTCTTTGCCGCGCAACCGCACTTTCCCGATGGCGGCCACGACATATTCCGGCCGCGCCTGTTCGGCCTTCGCGTGAGCAGCCGGCCCGAGCTCCTTATCAAACACAACCTGAGTAATGCCATAACGGTCGCGCAGATCAAGAAAGATGAGATTGCCATGGTCGCGGCGGCGGTTCACCCATCCCAGCAAAACAACGGATTTCCCCGCGTCCTCAGAGCGAAGCTCTCCGCAGGTATGCGTGCGTTCCAGTGTTCCTAAAAAATCCAGCAAGGTCTGTATCCTTATTTAACAAGAAGCAAATTCCTACGCAAATTCAGGCCAGCGAAATGTGCTGAGCGCGCATGCGAGGTTCTTGCAGGGGGCCAGTTCCATCGTGGGCCCCCATTGCTTCGCCTACCCGAAGCGTCGAAACTACAAGCGTCGGATTAGCCCTGACGCAAAACTGTTACCAGCTCCGCCCGGGCCACCTTCACCTGCTCACCCTTTGCAAAATCCTTTACCGTCAAGATACCGGATTTCACTTCGTCCTCGCCCAGCAACACGATCTTTCGCGCCAGCTTGTTCCCAATCTCGAACGACTTTTTTACCCGAAAGCTGCCATCGCCCAGCTCTACTTGCAGGCCTGCGCGACGCAATTCGCGGGCAAGATCAAGCGCTGCTGCGTTTTGTGCTTCTCCCACCGGGGCGACATATGCATCCGCCAGTTTGCCGTGCTGGGCAGCCTGGGCCTGAAGCGTCAGAACCAACCGGTCTTCACCCATAGCAAAACCGATGCCCGGTGCTTTCGGTCCCCCAATGACTTCCGACAAACCGTCATAGCGTCCGCCACCAAGCAGCGC from Pseudacidobacterium ailaaui includes these protein-coding regions:
- the aspS gene encoding aspartate--tRNA ligase, with amino-acid sequence MLDFLGTLERTHTCGELRSEDAGKSVVLLGWVNRRRDHGNLIFLDLRDRYGITQVVFDKELGPAAHAKAEQARPEYVVAAIGKVRLRGKDVINPKMATGEIEVVAEELRLLNDAKVPPFSPAEEAISNEEVRLKYRYLDLRRAEMQHNFEVRHKITLAVREYLSQQNFFEIETPFMTRSTPEGARDYLVPSRVHPGTFYALPQSPQLFKQILMISGFDRYFQIARCFRDEDLRADRQPEFTQIDLEMTFPQQKTIFRAVEGFLKAAFAAVGIALPTPFPQITYDEAMRQFGIDKPDLRLPGLTDVKEIFSESDLAALAIDPALPVVALRIPKVGELSRKERDDNRPLFDTRKGAKYIDDLKRLEKSFPNAVAKLRELTKAEEGDLLIIVAGDAATHIQASDTKFEGRLSEREIAVYSAAGSFRVELAKKYADRHGAFAVTEQVVASPERNSGIVDGSAAFRPIWVTDFPMFEHDIETGKWMPAHHPFTSPHEEDMDRLVSDPASVRARYYDLAMNGLELGSGSIRIHRQDVQQQIFRALGMSEEEAKERFGFFLEALQYGTPPHGGIALGLDRLVMILAGASSLREVIAFPKTAKAIDLMVDAPTPVSDAQLKELHIRTVLRS